The following are encoded together in the Paludisphaera mucosa genome:
- a CDS encoding alpha/beta hydrolase: MLKSLLAALIPVLVCPSVFAQTPVRKFDDTGAPPFKVLNPGENPPLDAYDDFVIGPDYVPAPERKKVDGVPEGKVEQFEIDSKETKLFNPGVAREKFGTVDPNNPKTLIVETHPIDYRRKVGVYVPAQYQAGTEAPFMVVHDGPGQAGGFKTILDNLIHQKRIPPIVLISVGNGGGDAQGHERGREYDNMNGDYADYIEAEVLPRVEQHCGVKLTKDPDGRAAMGNSSGGSAALIMAWFRNDLYHRVLTTSGTFVNQAWPFDPRHPGGAWGFHETLIPDSPKKPIRIFISVGDADLLNPNVMRDGMHDWVEANHRMAKVLKAKRYEYQYLFCRGAKHSVGNAQQQFLPHAIEWVWKGYSPKAGK, from the coding sequence ATGCTCAAATCGCTTTTGGCCGCTTTGATCCCCGTTCTCGTATGTCCCAGCGTCTTCGCACAGACGCCGGTTCGCAAGTTCGATGACACGGGCGCCCCGCCCTTCAAGGTTTTGAACCCGGGCGAGAATCCTCCGCTCGACGCCTACGACGACTTCGTCATCGGGCCGGATTACGTTCCCGCGCCGGAACGCAAAAAGGTCGACGGCGTGCCCGAAGGGAAGGTCGAGCAGTTCGAGATCGACTCGAAGGAGACCAAGCTCTTCAACCCCGGCGTCGCCCGCGAGAAGTTCGGGACGGTGGACCCGAACAACCCGAAGACGCTGATCGTCGAGACGCACCCCATCGACTACAGGCGGAAGGTCGGCGTCTACGTACCCGCCCAGTACCAGGCGGGGACCGAGGCGCCGTTCATGGTGGTCCATGACGGCCCCGGCCAGGCCGGCGGCTTCAAGACCATCCTCGACAACCTGATCCACCAGAAGCGGATCCCGCCGATCGTCCTCATCTCCGTCGGCAACGGCGGCGGCGACGCCCAGGGGCACGAGCGGGGCAGAGAATACGACAACATGAACGGCGACTACGCCGATTACATCGAGGCCGAGGTGCTGCCGCGGGTGGAGCAGCACTGCGGGGTGAAGCTGACGAAAGACCCGGACGGCCGTGCGGCGATGGGCAACAGCTCCGGCGGCTCGGCGGCCCTCATCATGGCCTGGTTCCGCAACGACCTCTACCACCGCGTGCTGACGACCTCGGGCACGTTCGTGAACCAGGCGTGGCCGTTCGACCCGAGACACCCGGGCGGGGCCTGGGGATTCCACGAGACGCTCATCCCCGACAGCCCGAAGAAGCCGATCCGGATCTTCATCTCCGTCGGCGACGCGGACCTGCTCAACCCCAACGTGATGCGCGACGGGATGCACGACTGGGTCGAGGCCAACCACCGCATGGCCAAGGTGCTCAAGGCCAAGAGGTACGAGTACCAGTACCTATTCTGTCGCGGGGCCAAGCACAGCGTCGGCAACGCCCAGCAGCAGTTCCTCCCGCACGCCATCGAGTGGGTGTGGAAGGGGTATTCGCCGAAGGCGGGGAAGTAG
- a CDS encoding metallophosphoesterase produces MKPTSMSAAARPLLLTALVAFAPSLLRAEERPGRFLLVSDIHFDPFYDASLFQQLKTSPAENWAEILENSRPAGINPRGTDSNYALLKSSLDEARRRGPDVDFVLYPGDLLAHRWQAKYDRLAEKSHEADPDEYRAFTRKVVEFLAFEFRRRFPETPILPTLGNEDSYCGDYRVEPEGPFLSMFAEVWHPLLGPESGTFRRTFPLGGYFTTRLPRLKNCRLIVLNSVFFSVNYDDACNAEVQVPALDELDWFEDTLARAAAAGEAVWLLMHVPPGINSFNTAESVPRGGPPATFWQPELTRRFLRIVERHPDVVRVAFTGHTHMDDYRLIRPGGGTSIPCKIAPAVSPIFGNNPGFQTYQYDVDRAAVSGFQTYFRDGLGEGRRPTEGRWALEYDFRDAYGFDSLSAGTIGRLAEGIRSNAAVRESYIRFYGVSSAPEITPRTLEYYRCAMTNLGAAAFMDCLPKAPDRLESPGFPDRRPAAVPPTRE; encoded by the coding sequence ATGAAACCGACGTCGATGTCAGCGGCCGCGCGTCCGCTCCTCCTGACGGCGCTCGTCGCCTTCGCACCATCGCTCCTCCGGGCGGAGGAGCGGCCCGGGCGTTTCCTGCTCGTTTCCGACATCCACTTCGACCCGTTCTACGACGCCTCGTTGTTCCAGCAGCTGAAGACCTCTCCGGCCGAGAACTGGGCCGAGATCCTCGAGAACTCGCGGCCCGCCGGGATCAATCCTCGCGGCACCGACAGCAACTACGCCTTGCTGAAAAGCAGCCTCGACGAAGCGCGCCGCCGCGGCCCGGACGTCGACTTCGTCCTCTATCCCGGCGACCTGCTGGCGCATCGATGGCAGGCCAAGTACGACCGCCTCGCCGAGAAGTCGCACGAGGCGGATCCCGACGAGTACCGGGCTTTCACGCGCAAGGTCGTCGAATTCCTGGCATTCGAGTTTCGTCGGCGATTCCCCGAGACACCGATCCTGCCGACCCTCGGCAACGAGGACTCCTACTGCGGCGACTACAGGGTGGAGCCCGAGGGGCCGTTCCTCTCCATGTTCGCGGAGGTATGGCATCCCCTGCTCGGCCCCGAGTCGGGGACGTTTCGGCGGACGTTCCCCCTGGGAGGCTACTTCACGACACGCCTGCCCCGCCTGAAGAACTGCCGACTCATCGTGCTCAACAGCGTTTTCTTCTCCGTCAACTACGACGACGCATGCAACGCCGAGGTGCAGGTCCCCGCCCTGGACGAGCTCGATTGGTTCGAGGATACGCTCGCGAGGGCCGCCGCGGCCGGCGAGGCGGTGTGGTTGCTGATGCACGTCCCGCCGGGGATCAACAGCTTCAACACCGCCGAGAGCGTCCCGCGAGGCGGCCCGCCCGCGACCTTCTGGCAACCGGAATTGACCAGGAGATTCCTGCGGATCGTCGAGCGGCACCCGGACGTGGTCCGCGTCGCGTTCACCGGGCACACCCACATGGACGACTACCGGTTGATCCGTCCGGGCGGCGGGACGTCCATTCCATGCAAGATCGCCCCGGCCGTCAGCCCGATCTTCGGCAACAACCCGGGCTTCCAGACTTATCAATACGACGTCGACCGCGCGGCGGTCTCGGGCTTTCAGACTTACTTCCGTGACGGCCTCGGCGAGGGACGGAGGCCCACGGAAGGGCGATGGGCCCTCGAGTACGACTTTCGAGACGCCTACGGCTTCGACTCGCTCTCCGCCGGAACGATCGGGCGGCTGGCGGAAGGGATACGATCGAACGCAGCGGTTCGAGAGAGCTACATCAGGTTCTACGGCGTCAGCTCGGCGCCGGAGATCACCCCGCGCACGCTCGAGTATTACCGATGTGCGATGACGAATCTCGGCGCGGCGGCTTTCATGGACTGTCTGCCCAAAGCCCCGGATCGGCTGGAATCGCCCGGATTCCCAGATCGCAGGCCGGCGGCGGTTCCTCCGACGAGGGAGTGA
- a CDS encoding cis-3-hydroxy-L-proline dehydratase: MKIARIAAYRVDLPLNEGSYRWSGGKSVDVFDCTIIRVETDAGIVGHGEVCPLGPFYLPAYAEGVRAGIAELGPHLLGEDPTQLGRLNRIMDAALKGHPYVKSGLDIACWDILGQVAGLPVCTLLGGRYGEAVTLYRAISQAEPDAMAESVAGYRRQGYRRFQLKVGGDPDVDVARIKAVAALLGPGEVLVADANTGWLMHEAARVVRGVRDVDVYIEQPCPGYEECLSIRRRTDHPFVLDESVDGLDMLLRGRADGAMDVVNLKISKLGGLTKTRQARDLCVAMGVAMTLEDSWGGDVATAAIAHLAHSTPEEFRFTATDFNSYVTVDTADGAPRRVDGRMAASTSPGLGITPRMEVLGDPKVDLS; this comes from the coding sequence ATGAAGATCGCACGCATCGCCGCCTATCGGGTCGACCTGCCCCTGAACGAGGGGAGCTACCGCTGGTCGGGCGGGAAGTCGGTGGACGTCTTCGACTGCACGATCATCCGCGTGGAGACGGACGCGGGGATCGTCGGGCACGGCGAAGTCTGCCCCCTCGGGCCCTTCTACCTGCCCGCCTACGCCGAGGGCGTGCGGGCGGGAATCGCCGAGTTGGGCCCGCACCTGCTCGGCGAGGACCCCACGCAGCTCGGCCGCCTGAACCGGATCATGGATGCGGCCTTGAAGGGGCACCCGTACGTCAAGTCCGGGCTCGACATCGCCTGCTGGGACATCCTCGGCCAGGTCGCCGGCCTGCCGGTCTGCACCTTGCTCGGCGGGCGGTACGGCGAGGCCGTCACCCTCTATCGCGCCATCTCCCAGGCCGAGCCCGACGCGATGGCCGAGAGCGTGGCGGGCTACCGACGCCAGGGGTATCGCCGGTTCCAGCTCAAGGTCGGGGGCGACCCCGACGTCGACGTCGCGCGGATCAAGGCCGTGGCCGCGCTGCTCGGGCCGGGAGAGGTGCTCGTGGCCGACGCTAACACCGGCTGGCTCATGCACGAGGCCGCCCGCGTCGTACGCGGCGTGCGCGACGTCGACGTCTACATCGAGCAGCCCTGCCCGGGCTACGAGGAATGCCTGTCGATCCGCCGCCGGACCGACCACCCGTTCGTGCTCGACGAGTCGGTGGACGGCCTCGACATGCTGCTGAGGGGCCGCGCCGACGGGGCCATGGACGTGGTGAACCTGAAGATCTCCAAGCTCGGAGGCCTGACGAAGACGCGCCAGGCGCGCGACCTCTGCGTGGCGATGGGCGTCGCCATGACCCTGGAAGACAGCTGGGGCGGCGACGTCGCGACGGCGGCCATCGCGCACCTCGCGCACAGCACGCCCGAGGAGTTCCGGTTCACGGCCACCGACTTCAACAGCTACGTGACGGTCGACACCGCCGACGGCGCCCCGCGGCGAGTGGACGGCCGGATGGCCGCGTCGACGTCCCCGGGCCTGGGGATCACGCCCAGGATGGAGGTGCTCGGCGACCCGAAGGTGGATCTCTCCTGA
- a CDS encoding site-specific integrase, whose translation MSRRLEANFAESQAQDARLVRAVRQGGPARSGTCPASAPHWSHAQAPQPSPPADRRHKARNAAVVTIDGRDRYLGPYGTPASHESYARLIAEWRFGRSRRLINKDVHRVRAMFRWAAGEELDPGASLAALAAVAGLEKGRGDAKEPPPIRPVAEAAVEATLPHLSRQVAAMVRFQVLTAARPGEVCAIRPGDVDRPEGVWIDRPGSHQTEHHGRERAIAIEPSAQEVLAPWLDRGPDVHCLCPAEVVAERGPSCRGRAARPMPGGRYSRNSYRAAVNRACDRAFPHPTSTPPAPTNSSRRSPSPT comes from the coding sequence TTGTCGCGTCGATTGGAAGCAAATTTCGCCGAATCCCAGGCTCAGGATGCCCGCCTGGTCCGGGCGGTGCGGCAAGGAGGTCCTGCCCGAAGCGGTACATGTCCCGCTTCGGCCCCACATTGGAGCCACGCCCAGGCCCCGCAGCCATCGCCCCCCGCCGATCGCCGTCACAAGGCCCGGAACGCCGCCGTCGTCACCATCGACGGCCGCGACCGCTACCTCGGGCCCTACGGCACCCCCGCGAGCCACGAGTCCTACGCCCGCCTGATCGCCGAGTGGCGGTTCGGCCGGTCGCGACGGCTGATCAACAAGGACGTCCACCGGGTCCGGGCGATGTTCAGGTGGGCCGCCGGCGAGGAACTCGACCCGGGCGCGTCGCTCGCCGCCCTGGCCGCCGTCGCGGGCCTCGAGAAGGGCCGCGGCGACGCCAAGGAACCGCCCCCGATCCGGCCCGTGGCCGAGGCGGCGGTCGAGGCCACGCTGCCCCACCTCTCGCGCCAGGTGGCCGCGATGGTGCGGTTCCAAGTCTTGACCGCCGCCCGTCCGGGCGAGGTCTGCGCGATCCGGCCTGGCGACGTCGACCGTCCGGAGGGCGTGTGGATCGACCGCCCGGGATCCCACCAGACGGAGCACCACGGCCGCGAGCGGGCGATCGCGATCGAACCGAGCGCGCAGGAGGTGCTCGCCCCATGGCTCGATCGCGGCCCGGACGTCCACTGCCTCTGCCCGGCCGAGGTTGTGGCCGAGCGAGGGCCCTCTTGCCGGGGTCGCGCCGCCCGGCCCATGCCGGGGGGCAGGTACAGCCGGAACAGCTATCGCGCGGCCGTTAACCGGGCCTGCGACCGAGCGTTCCCCCACCCGACGTCGACCCCGCCAGCACCGACCAACTCATCGCGAAGATCGCCGAGCCCGACGTGA
- a CDS encoding cytochrome c peroxidase produces the protein MSHLVGHEEDPLLDVIQNAIDDWDPRALVNPYLKAVPPEEPTGNIRHAVRRQDLLEFIADADAAVQLGKAFFWEMQAGSDFHRSADGSFGGTACASCHYRSGVDPRDRHTTRVPYVGWTGYALDPAHDAGKAAGEYDPQLGQFKQLGQKNNVAVPSLAPSPSPAPDKFDGKPRWVPEPQDDPRNLSLIFGSQGVERRVFKGFTADREHTAADGTKFKWRQEIGESPKGSGSDTAASRFQWEMFRREEDGRDLRQITNRNAPTVVNATFADRLFHDGRAESTFNGFSIFGDDDGREVVHKRTRDLPARLIPVRIAVSHAALASQAVGPVVNEVEMSYAGRTFPDLADKLLPARVLFAQTIDPNDSVFKGTNIQAKTYAELIKKAFREEWWSDEGVLDPRIDLELKLGPKISDPDGGYHRDPAKGSLMQANFSLYWGLSLMLYQSTLISNDSPFDRMMRGDARGVWDAWERNKARIGDVRLDRIVAAPPGEPDVSPVPADELDEDSRLRARRLEKGRSGTPPDNPKILATAVFQRGMRVFQNADCRDCHDGPNFSEQFDRTANNQIELPIGRRLSHALFPNSQGDAAALTLAAVRARLVADLAALVKEKKKDLTDALARGVASDLVRRLGQLEGEFWKLDDVAKQAFDGHGVPHDVPFVRAVAARLIQFELRSREGLGRRPFFTERQRIALAELITAPVLIEKMLIPEDQAFARRPLPSGGVPSDPQAFYDAGFYTLGLTHPRFDFGVGGIPDIDADDDHPTRANVRQAAQGAAGSAYRFQADRKGRGASTRDKHRPGPRPAKPAAKDKVPADPPPHPDVSWSRTQVPPEIDWRLMVEPRRSRMHFLSRARELVVDEEAWGHRKPFLHDNELMFWGGFKTPALRNVELTGPYMHNGQLQSLEEVIEFYDGGGIIERSADFNPDKHPRIRRMDLTTDDKKALLFFLLCLTDEAVRAEKGPFDHPSLRVPNGYDSDWKQQWVPVAALGRDGGSVVGRPNNP, from the coding sequence GTGAGCCACCTCGTGGGCCACGAGGAGGATCCGCTGCTCGACGTCATCCAGAACGCCATCGACGATTGGGACCCACGCGCGCTCGTGAATCCCTATTTGAAGGCCGTCCCACCCGAGGAGCCGACCGGGAACATCCGGCATGCGGTGCGGCGGCAGGATCTACTGGAATTCATCGCAGACGCCGACGCGGCGGTGCAGCTCGGGAAGGCGTTCTTCTGGGAGATGCAGGCCGGCAGCGATTTCCACCGGTCGGCCGACGGGTCGTTCGGCGGCACCGCCTGCGCGTCGTGCCACTACCGCTCCGGCGTCGACCCCCGGGACCGCCACACCACCCGCGTGCCGTACGTCGGCTGGACCGGATACGCCCTCGACCCGGCCCATGACGCGGGCAAGGCCGCAGGCGAGTACGACCCCCAACTGGGTCAATTCAAGCAGCTGGGTCAGAAGAACAACGTCGCCGTCCCGAGCCTCGCCCCGTCGCCGAGCCCCGCACCCGACAAGTTCGATGGCAAGCCGAGGTGGGTGCCCGAGCCGCAGGACGACCCGAGGAACCTGAGCCTGATCTTCGGCTCGCAGGGCGTCGAGCGCCGTGTGTTCAAGGGGTTCACGGCGGACCGCGAGCACACGGCCGCGGACGGGACGAAGTTCAAGTGGCGGCAGGAGATCGGCGAGTCTCCGAAGGGTAGCGGCTCCGACACGGCCGCGAGCCGATTCCAGTGGGAGATGTTCAGGCGCGAGGAGGACGGCCGGGACCTTCGTCAGATCACCAACCGCAACGCGCCGACGGTCGTCAACGCGACATTCGCCGACCGTCTGTTCCACGACGGCCGGGCCGAATCGACCTTCAACGGCTTCTCGATCTTCGGCGACGACGACGGCCGTGAAGTGGTCCACAAGCGGACCAGAGACTTGCCCGCCCGGCTGATCCCGGTGCGGATCGCCGTCTCGCACGCCGCCCTCGCCAGCCAGGCCGTCGGGCCGGTCGTCAACGAGGTCGAGATGTCCTACGCGGGCCGGACGTTCCCGGACCTGGCCGACAAGCTGCTCCCGGCCCGCGTCCTGTTCGCCCAGACGATCGACCCGAACGACTCCGTCTTCAAGGGGACGAACATCCAGGCGAAGACGTATGCCGAGCTCATCAAGAAGGCGTTCCGGGAGGAGTGGTGGAGCGACGAGGGCGTGCTCGACCCTCGAATCGACCTCGAACTTAAGCTTGGGCCGAAGATCTCGGACCCGGACGGAGGGTATCACCGCGACCCGGCGAAGGGGAGCCTCATGCAGGCGAACTTCTCGCTCTACTGGGGCCTCTCGCTGATGCTCTATCAGAGCACGCTGATCTCGAACGACAGCCCGTTCGACCGGATGATGCGGGGCGACGCCCGGGGCGTTTGGGACGCCTGGGAGCGGAACAAGGCCCGCATCGGCGACGTCCGCCTCGACCGGATCGTGGCCGCCCCGCCGGGCGAGCCGGACGTTTCGCCTGTGCCGGCCGACGAACTCGACGAGGACTCGCGCCTCCGCGCCCGGCGATTGGAGAAGGGGCGGTCAGGGACGCCGCCCGACAACCCCAAGATCCTGGCCACGGCCGTGTTCCAGCGGGGGATGCGGGTGTTTCAGAACGCCGACTGCCGCGACTGCCACGACGGGCCGAACTTTAGCGAGCAGTTCGACCGGACGGCCAACAACCAGATCGAATTGCCGATCGGCCGCAGGCTGTCTCACGCGCTTTTCCCGAACTCCCAGGGTGACGCGGCCGCCCTCACGCTGGCGGCCGTTCGGGCGCGTCTCGTGGCCGACCTTGCGGCCCTGGTGAAGGAGAAGAAGAAGGATCTGACCGACGCCCTGGCGCGAGGCGTGGCCTCCGATCTCGTTCGCCGGCTGGGTCAGCTCGAGGGGGAGTTCTGGAAGCTGGACGACGTGGCGAAGCAAGCCTTCGACGGGCACGGCGTCCCGCACGACGTTCCGTTCGTACGGGCCGTCGCCGCCCGACTCATCCAGTTCGAGCTGAGATCGCGCGAAGGCCTCGGCCGCCGGCCGTTCTTCACGGAACGGCAGCGAATCGCCCTGGCGGAGTTGATCACCGCACCGGTGTTGATCGAAAAGATGCTCATCCCCGAGGACCAGGCGTTCGCCCGTCGGCCGCTGCCGAGCGGCGGGGTGCCATCGGACCCGCAGGCGTTTTACGACGCCGGCTTCTACACCCTCGGGCTGACGCACCCGCGGTTCGACTTCGGCGTCGGGGGCATCCCGGACATCGACGCTGACGACGACCACCCGACCAGGGCGAACGTCCGGCAGGCCGCACAGGGGGCCGCCGGCTCGGCCTACCGGTTCCAGGCCGATCGCAAGGGCCGCGGAGCATCGACTCGGGACAAGCACCGGCCGGGCCCGCGACCAGCGAAGCCGGCGGCGAAGGACAAGGTTCCAGCGGACCCTCCACCCCACCCCGACGTATCGTGGAGCCGCACCCAAGTGCCGCCCGAGATCGACTGGCGGCTCATGGTCGAGCCTCGCCGCAGCCGCATGCACTTCCTATCTCGCGCCCGCGAACTGGTGGTGGACGAGGAGGCGTGGGGCCATCGCAAGCCGTTCCTGCACGACAACGAGCTGATGTTCTGGGGCGGGTTCAAGACGCCGGCCCTGCGAAACGTCGAGTTGACCGGACCATACATGCACAACGGGCAGTTGCAATCGCTCGAGGAGGTGATCGAGTTCTACGACGGGGGCGGAATCATCGAACGCAGCGCGGACTTCAACCCGGACAAGCACCCGCGCATCCGTCGCATGGACCTGACGACCGACGACAAGAAGGCTCTCCTGTTCTTCCTCCTATGCCTGACCGACGAAGCCGTCCGGGCCGAGAAGGGCCCGTTTGACCACCCGTCGCTGCGTGTGCCCAATGGCTACGACTCCGACTGGAAGCAGCAGTGGGTCCCGGTCGCGGCCCTCGGCCGCGACGGCGGGTCGGTCGTCGGCCGCCCGAACAACCCGTGA
- a CDS encoding SCO family protein has protein sequence MLGLLFELAAARQRRPHPNDGRLRICDRFADVPVVNQFGSRFRFHRDFVGGRMLVVSTMYTECRGTCPTTTRTLQRLREELSPALGPALAFMSISLDPAVDRPDVLRSYAKRYGADAAAPGLCPWHFLTGEKSDLEKLRKSLGMYDLNPAVEADITRHESTLLFGNCDRDRWATLSAGLRLPLLIEALRRVVGTTPEQRFGFKI, from the coding sequence ATGTTGGGTCTGCTCTTCGAGCTGGCGGCGGCGAGGCAGCGTCGGCCGCACCCGAACGACGGGCGGCTGCGGATCTGCGACCGCTTCGCGGACGTGCCGGTCGTGAATCAGTTCGGATCCCGGTTCCGGTTCCATCGCGACTTCGTCGGCGGCCGGATGCTCGTCGTCAGCACCATGTACACCGAGTGCCGCGGCACCTGCCCGACGACGACCCGGACGCTCCAGAGGTTGCGGGAGGAACTCTCGCCGGCGCTCGGACCGGCGCTGGCGTTCATGTCGATCAGCCTCGACCCGGCGGTGGATCGGCCTGACGTCCTCCGCAGCTATGCGAAGCGGTATGGGGCCGACGCCGCGGCCCCAGGCCTATGCCCATGGCATTTCCTCACCGGAGAGAAGTCGGACCTGGAGAAACTTCGCAAGAGCCTCGGGATGTACGACCTGAATCCGGCGGTGGAGGCCGACATCACCCGCCACGAGTCGACCCTCCTGTTCGGCAACTGCGACCGCGATCGGTGGGCCACGCTGTCGGCGGGCCTGCGACTGCCGCTGTTGATCGAGGCCCTCAGGAGGGTCGTAGGGACCACGCCGGAGCAGCGTTTCGGGTTCAAAATCTAA
- a CDS encoding multicopper oxidase family protein, with amino-acid sequence MLDRRTFLRATTAVPGFALITRSEAGEEPTGPFSNPTRTFDPKDLDAIPNWAFSLPFHHIPTIRPCRIATFEALQADKFIIHESDPVPIGEVFHGIASEWWNSPRIWKAFFGCDPAKVGLAAWQDKQRCFGTFAHHKTGRPLKNWGEFPVKCYKVPIREAAVKLRPDGAAEARVYTYGDLLPGPLFRHRIGQPAVVRFENQLETEVSIHLHGGHSPSHSDGFPSFYVLQNKARDYFYPHILPLRPEEADQAPCELPLRDGTRKPGYDPKLGRGGGPGHVPDMAEAQSTMWYHDHAMDATGYNVSKGLASMCLCFSEPELWLIANNILPNDGEKSCFDPEEQGPGCDEELEDPDRPGHYLRGKEPFHNPYDIPMVLQDKIIDRETGQIAFDTQGHNGYLGTTMFVNGVPWPTLTVENRKYRFRILDGSNARIFRLRFLAEEDYIRARDGGMTSDEYDRCSKEFLQIGKDTWLWSEPLPQTSVVLAMAKRVDLVFDFTERGCTPLFRKDGDEVVPLPAAKGKPGGRVFYLVNTMPQNDGRGPKANLEVPEDPRMQALPFETDAFKLTELNKPIPLLRFCVEGDPLPIEKEAEVAVGVPLIRPRRRIDDADVRVVREFVFHRGKGFWMVNKRFYDPTISNASPVLGSAEEWVLRNGGGGWWHPIHIHLEGHQIVAYLKDFAADALKDAENATTLKPLSEMTDVTHAIHRTELIANHDTQILGPNTAVRIRMRFRTWPGPFVFHCHNLEHEDMRMMFNFEPVPDETYEPPTRLDPLHHDPDAAPTARTHGNDLTMNGYDKDKNPDGRMGELPWELYPVPITPVERGGEFLIPPRKK; translated from the coding sequence ATGTTGGATCGCAGAACGTTTCTTCGGGCGACGACCGCGGTTCCCGGCTTCGCCCTGATCACTCGATCGGAAGCGGGGGAGGAACCGACGGGGCCGTTCTCCAACCCGACCCGGACGTTCGATCCGAAGGATCTGGACGCCATCCCCAACTGGGCCTTCAGCCTGCCGTTTCATCACATCCCCACCATCCGTCCGTGCAGGATCGCGACGTTCGAGGCGCTTCAGGCCGACAAGTTCATAATCCACGAGTCCGATCCCGTCCCGATCGGGGAGGTCTTCCACGGCATCGCGTCGGAGTGGTGGAACTCGCCCAGAATCTGGAAGGCGTTCTTCGGGTGCGACCCCGCCAAGGTCGGCCTCGCGGCCTGGCAGGATAAGCAGCGGTGTTTCGGCACGTTCGCACACCACAAGACCGGACGGCCGCTCAAGAACTGGGGCGAGTTCCCCGTCAAGTGCTACAAGGTGCCGATCCGCGAGGCCGCGGTGAAGCTCCGCCCGGACGGGGCCGCAGAGGCGCGGGTTTACACATATGGCGATCTACTTCCGGGGCCGCTGTTTCGCCACCGCATCGGCCAGCCGGCCGTCGTCCGCTTCGAGAACCAGCTGGAGACGGAGGTCTCGATCCACCTGCACGGCGGCCATTCGCCGTCGCATTCGGACGGCTTCCCGAGCTTCTACGTCCTCCAGAACAAGGCCCGCGACTACTTCTATCCGCACATCCTGCCGCTGCGGCCCGAGGAGGCGGATCAGGCTCCCTGCGAGCTGCCGCTCCGCGACGGGACGAGAAAGCCGGGCTATGACCCGAAGCTCGGTCGAGGCGGCGGGCCCGGCCACGTCCCGGACATGGCCGAGGCGCAGTCCACCATGTGGTACCACGACCACGCGATGGACGCGACCGGCTACAACGTGTCCAAGGGCCTGGCGTCGATGTGCCTCTGCTTCTCCGAGCCGGAGCTGTGGCTCATCGCCAACAACATCCTGCCCAACGACGGCGAGAAGTCGTGCTTCGACCCTGAGGAGCAAGGCCCCGGCTGCGACGAGGAGCTGGAAGACCCGGATCGGCCCGGACACTACCTGCGGGGGAAAGAGCCCTTCCACAACCCATACGACATCCCGATGGTCTTGCAGGACAAGATCATCGACCGCGAGACCGGCCAGATCGCCTTCGACACGCAGGGCCACAACGGCTACCTCGGCACGACGATGTTCGTCAACGGCGTGCCGTGGCCGACGCTCACGGTCGAGAATCGCAAGTATCGCTTCCGCATCCTCGACGGATCGAACGCCCGCATCTTCCGGCTCCGCTTCCTTGCCGAGGAAGACTATATCCGCGCCCGCGACGGGGGGATGACGTCCGACGAGTACGACCGTTGCTCGAAGGAGTTCCTCCAGATCGGCAAAGATACGTGGCTGTGGTCGGAACCGCTGCCGCAGACGAGCGTCGTGCTGGCGATGGCCAAGCGCGTGGATTTGGTGTTCGACTTCACGGAGCGCGGATGCACCCCGCTGTTCCGGAAGGACGGCGACGAGGTCGTGCCGCTGCCGGCGGCGAAGGGCAAGCCGGGCGGCCGCGTGTTCTACCTGGTCAACACGATGCCGCAGAACGACGGCCGCGGGCCGAAGGCCAACCTCGAGGTGCCGGAAGATCCGCGGATGCAGGCCCTGCCGTTCGAGACCGACGCCTTCAAGCTGACGGAGTTGAACAAGCCGATCCCGCTCTTGCGGTTCTGCGTCGAGGGCGACCCGCTCCCGATCGAGAAGGAGGCCGAGGTCGCGGTCGGCGTGCCGCTCATCCGCCCGCGGCGGCGGATCGATGACGCGGACGTCCGGGTCGTCCGCGAGTTCGTCTTCCACAGGGGCAAGGGCTTCTGGATGGTGAACAAGCGGTTCTACGACCCGACGATCTCCAACGCCAGCCCGGTGCTCGGCAGCGCCGAAGAGTGGGTCCTCCGGAACGGAGGCGGCGGATGGTGGCACCCGATCCACATCCACCTGGAAGGGCACCAGATCGTCGCCTATCTGAAAGACTTCGCGGCCGACGCGCTGAAGGACGCCGAGAACGCGACGACGCTGAAGCCGCTGAGCGAGATGACCGACGTGACGCACGCGATCCACCGAACGGAATTGATCGCGAACCACGACACGCAGATCCTCGGCCCGAACACCGCGGTGAGGATCCGCATGCGGTTCCGCACGTGGCCGGGGCCTTTCGTGTTCCATTGCCACAACCTGGAGCACGAAGACATGCGGATGATGTTCAACTTCGAGCCGGTGCCGGACGAGACCTACGAGCCGCCGACGCGTCTCGACCCGCTGCACCATGATCCGGACGCTGCGCCGACGGCCCGCACTCACGGCAACGACCTCACGATGAACGGCTACGACAAGGACAAGAACCCGGACGGCCGCATGGGCGAGCTGCCGTGGGAGTTGTACCCGGTGCCCATCACGCCCGTCGAACGCGGCGGCGAATTTCTGATCCCGCCGCGTAAGAAGTAA